In Aptenodytes patagonicus chromosome 6, bAptPat1.pri.cur, whole genome shotgun sequence, one genomic interval encodes:
- the MUC13 gene encoding mucin-13 — MDTSAYTDIMARGSPTAGQGCPGLWLLSPYAGTNPETTTAPPDTTTPTDTGTNPETTTAPPDTTTPTDTAGDLCNPNHCGTNLAKCVALNSTLICLCQYGFYYRNKDCHRGKIFPGVITLKEFYSKSVQPINSVQYEEVFQNITEFFTDAFRNLTSFRQTVIVEIETLKGQASFPLNVTVTNLFIENSDVNEVAVGSAIKNAGKKWPFFSGYKETTYCAVFNCDTQTTSCEENVFPKCICKSDFSKTEWDDRSCSDCNKNCSAEENKYCAKEKGTPTCKCMPNFENKNDKCVSCPVGYSGENCKNNSELILIIVGTVFGAIILSLVIAVSIVSVRAKHKQHPEKKSLIKSGYPNPDTSDDRETVKFPRVRTTSGHANPGYQPNNPYEMCSSNKGRFPKSSYDDLYEISQEPEGFRMQSKY; from the exons ATGGACACGTCAGCCTACACCGACATCATGGCCAGGGGGAGCCCAACGGCAGGGcaaggctgcccagggctgtggctgctcaGTCCCTACGCAG gAACCAACCCTGAAACGACTACTGCCCCACCTGACACGACAACCCCAACAGATACAG gAACCAACCCTGAAACGACTACTGCCCCACCTGACACGACAACCCCAACAGATACAG CAGGGGACTTGTGCAACCCAAACCATTGTGGAACAAATTTGGCTAAATGTGTTGCTTTAAATAGCACTTTGATATGCCTGTGCCAGTATGGATTCTACTATAGGAACAAGGATTGTCACAGAG GAAAAATATTCCCAGGGGTCATTACACTGAAAGAATTTTACAGTAAAAGTGTTCAACCTATAAATTCTGTGCAGTATGAAGAGGTGTTCCAAAATATAACAGAGTTT TTTACAGATGCCTTCAGAAATTTAACAAGCTTTAGACAGACTGTCATTGTGGAAATTGA AACTCTAAAAGGACAAGCTTCTTTTCCGCTGAATGTAACGGTGACAAACCTGTTTATAGAGAACTCAGATGTAAATGAAGTGGCAGTTGGTTCTGCaataaaaaatgcaggaaaaaaatggccttttttcTCTGGGTACAAAG aaacaaccTATTGTGCTGTTTTTAATTGTGATACCCAAACCACATCCTGCgaagaaaatgtgtttccaaAATGCATATGCAAAAGTGATTTCTCAAAGACAGAATGGGATGATCGTTCTTGTTCAG ATTGCAATAAAAACtgttctgcagaagaaaacaagtactgtgcaaaagaaaaagggaCTCCAACATGCAAATGCATGCCTAACTTTGAAAATAAGAATGATAAATGTGTGTC TTGTCCAGTGGGCTACTCTGGAGAGAACTGCAAGAACA ataGTGAACTCATCCTTATAATAGTGGGTACAGTGTTTGGAGCAATTATCCTGAGTTTAGTGATAGCAGTCTCTATTGTTTCAGTAAG AGCCAAACACAAACAACATCCAGAGAAGAAGAGCCTGATAAAGTCAGGATATCCCAACCCAGATACCTCTGATGATAGAGAGACCGTGAAGTTCCCCAGAGTCCGGACCACTTCCGGCCATGCGAACCCTGGATATCAGCCAAACAACCCATATGAGATGTGTTCCTCAAATAAAGGTCGTTTTCCGAAGAGCAGTTATGATGATTTG TATGAAATATCACAGGAGCCTGAGGGCTTTAGGATGCAGAGCAAATACTAA